One region of Bacillota bacterium genomic DNA includes:
- the plsX gene encoding phosphate acyltransferase PlsX, protein MTRVAVDAMGGDKAPSEIVKGALAAATARDDLEIILVGRPEDIDLELAAAGGRARVSQVPASEVIGTDEPPVQAIRRKKDSSINVGTRLIKEGRADAFVSAGSTGAFMASALLTVGRIKGVERPALATVVNTIDGRGTVLLDVGANVDCSPSNLLTYALMGSIYAERVLGREKPGVGLINVGLEENKGSILTKEAFALLKEAPINFVGNVEAREILNGRVDVIVCDGFVGNAIIKTAEGIVQGLLGMIKEEITRGGVRKLAAAALKPAFARVKKRLDYAEYGGAPFLGVSGAFIKCHGSSGARAIENGVRVAAEFARTGALAEMERAMASWGRSADA, encoded by the coding sequence ATGACCCGCGTGGCAGTGGACGCCATGGGGGGCGACAAGGCGCCCTCCGAAATCGTCAAGGGGGCCCTGGCCGCCGCGACCGCTCGGGACGACCTCGAGATCATCCTGGTCGGCCGGCCGGAGGACATCGACCTGGAGTTGGCCGCCGCCGGCGGCCGCGCCAGAGTCAGCCAGGTGCCGGCCAGCGAGGTCATCGGGACTGATGAACCTCCCGTCCAGGCGATCCGGCGGAAGAAGGACTCCTCGATCAACGTCGGGACGAGGTTGATCAAGGAGGGGCGGGCCGACGCCTTCGTGTCGGCCGGCAGCACCGGGGCCTTCATGGCCTCGGCTCTGCTGACGGTGGGGAGGATCAAGGGGGTCGAGCGACCGGCCCTGGCAACCGTGGTCAACACCATCGATGGCCGGGGCACCGTCCTCCTGGACGTGGGGGCCAACGTCGACTGCAGCCCGTCGAACCTGCTGACTTACGCCCTGATGGGAAGCATCTACGCCGAGCGCGTGCTCGGGCGGGAGAAGCCCGGGGTCGGGCTGATCAACGTCGGCCTCGAGGAGAACAAGGGGTCGATCCTCACCAAAGAGGCTTTCGCCCTCCTTAAGGAGGCGCCGATCAACTTCGTCGGCAACGTCGAGGCCCGGGAGATCCTGAACGGCCGGGTCGACGTCATCGTCTGCGACGGCTTTGTCGGCAATGCCATCATCAAGACGGCCGAGGGTATCGTCCAGGGGTTGCTCGGGATGATCAAAGAAGAGATCACCCGCGGCGGCGTGCGGAAGCTTGCCGCCGCCGCCCTCAAGCCGGCCTTCGCCCGAGTGAAGAAGAGACTTGACTATGCGGAGTATGGCGGGGCTCCGTTCCTGGGGGTCAGCGGAGCGTTCATCAAGTGCCATGGAAGTTCCGGCGCCCGGGCCATCGAGAACGGGGTCCGCGTCGCCGCC
- the fapR gene encoding transcription factor FapR, with protein MRRGFGKQDRYALLTDKIHENPFLTDVELAELFGVSVQTIRLDRLALGVPELRERMKEVAARTYGQVKSLGSKEIVGELIDISLGQNGISILETTEDMVFEKTRIVRGHFIFAQADSLAIALIDADIVLTGLANIKFKRPVQVGEKLVAKAEVLRKKGKKFVVLVQTRVGQEPVFRGKFVVFAVEPKSAGDRPLERRGGAER; from the coding sequence ATGCGGAGGGGCTTCGGCAAGCAGGATCGATATGCGCTGCTGACCGACAAGATCCATGAGAATCCTTTCCTGACTGATGTGGAATTGGCCGAGCTGTTCGGGGTCAGCGTCCAAACCATCCGGTTGGACCGGTTGGCCCTGGGCGTCCCGGAACTCCGCGAGCGGATGAAGGAAGTCGCCGCCAGGACCTACGGGCAGGTCAAGTCCCTCGGGTCGAAGGAGATCGTCGGTGAACTGATCGATATCTCCCTCGGGCAGAATGGGATCTCCATCCTCGAGACCACCGAGGACATGGTCTTCGAGAAGACCCGGATCGTCCGGGGCCACTTCATCTTCGCCCAGGCCGACTCGCTGGCCATCGCCCTGATCGATGCCGACATCGTCCTGACCGGGCTGGCCAACATCAAGTTCAAGCGCCCCGTGCAGGTCGGGGAGAAGCTCGTGGCCAAGGCCGAAGTCCTGAGGAAGAAGGGCAAGAAGTTCGTCGTCCTGGTCCAGACCAGGGTCGGCCAGGAACCGGTGTTCCGCGGTAAGTTCGTCGTCTTTGCCGTCGAACCTAAGTCGGCCGGGGATCGGCCGTTGGAGCGCCGGGGAGGTGCTGAGCGATGA
- the rpmF gene encoding 50S ribosomal protein L32: MAVPKRRTSHARQATRRANWKLTVPGMVECPQCHKPKLPHRVCPHCGYYRDREVIEVK, from the coding sequence ATGGCCGTCCCGAAAAGAAGGACTTCCCACGCTAGGCAGGCGACAAGGCGGGCCAACTGGAAGTTGACCGTGCCCGGCATGGTGGAATGCCCCCAGTGCCACAAGCCGAAGCTGCCGCACCGGGTCTGTCCCCACTGCGGGTATTATCGCGACCGTGAGGTAATCGAAGTCAAATAG
- a CDS encoding DUF177 domain-containing protein codes for MRIDVSRLGEQTGDKVSFFFEEPFPALEGEAGSVAIDGPVEVRGEAYNTGSAVHVRGRVKARAELLCSRCSKPLVQPVEAPFQVQYVAERPGRPGADNDEADDVVQYQGDEIDLADEVRQQLLLALPMKPLCRPDCRGLCPTCGKDLNEGPCECRPEVDARLAGLADLFKELKVDNSDARGGGTDGRPEKKDFPR; via the coding sequence ATGCGGATTGACGTCTCTCGGCTCGGAGAACAGACCGGGGACAAAGTATCGTTCTTCTTCGAAGAGCCGTTTCCGGCCCTCGAAGGGGAAGCGGGTTCGGTGGCCATCGATGGGCCAGTCGAGGTCCGCGGCGAGGCCTACAACACCGGCTCGGCGGTCCATGTCCGCGGCCGGGTCAAGGCCCGCGCCGAGCTCCTCTGCAGCCGTTGCTCGAAGCCCTTGGTCCAGCCGGTCGAGGCCCCGTTCCAGGTGCAGTACGTGGCCGAGCGGCCGGGCCGGCCGGGGGCCGACAATGACGAGGCCGACGACGTCGTCCAGTATCAGGGGGACGAGATCGATCTCGCCGACGAGGTCAGGCAGCAGCTGCTCCTGGCCCTGCCGATGAAGCCCTTGTGCCGCCCCGACTGTCGGGGGTTATGCCCGACCTGCGGCAAGGATCTCAACGAAGGGCCATGCGAGTGCCGGCCTGAGGTCGATGCACGCCTCGCCGGGTTGGCTGACTTATTCAAGGAGCTCAAGGTGGACAACTCAGACGCCCGAGGGGGTGGAACCGATGGCCGTCCCGAAAAGAAGGACTTCCCACGCTAG
- a CDS encoding S16 family serine protease produces the protein MPGGKAPLFRRRLVSIVLILVFGLVVVTMPTGLYVLKPGPAKDLAAMVTVTGGPTAAEGRLVMVTIRADRATPLAIMIAAFEPGWDLVPRRSLIPPGQSEEDYMRNASRQMTESQQVAELVAAGYLQRRLPPVGFDVGEIGGPSAGIMFALEIVRQAEGTPPAGGVIVAGSGMLLPDGRVAAVGGVRQKAIAARRAGAKLFIVPRSEADLALSAAGGMRVVAVDDFAQAARELFGPESP, from the coding sequence ATGCCGGGCGGTAAGGCCCCGTTGTTCCGCCGGCGGCTGGTTTCGATCGTCCTCATCCTGGTCTTCGGGCTCGTCGTCGTGACTATGCCGACGGGCCTTTACGTTCTGAAACCCGGGCCGGCCAAGGACCTCGCCGCGATGGTCACCGTCACCGGCGGCCCTACGGCGGCCGAGGGCCGGCTGGTGATGGTCACCATCCGGGCCGACCGGGCGACACCGCTAGCCATCATGATCGCGGCCTTCGAACCGGGATGGGATCTGGTCCCGCGTCGCAGCCTCATCCCGCCAGGACAATCCGAGGAAGACTACATGCGAAACGCCTCCCGCCAGATGACCGAGAGTCAGCAAGTGGCCGAACTCGTCGCGGCGGGCTACCTGCAGCGCCGGCTGCCGCCGGTGGGATTCGACGTTGGTGAGATCGGCGGTCCGTCGGCCGGGATCATGTTCGCCCTGGAGATCGTCAGGCAGGCAGAGGGGACGCCGCCGGCGGGCGGGGTCATCGTCGCCGGGTCGGGGATGCTCTTGCCGGACGGTCGCGTCGCCGCCGTCGGCGGGGTCCGCCAGAAAGCCATCGCCGCCCGAAGGGCCGGCGCCAAGCTCTTCATCGTCCCGCGGTCCGAGGCCGATCTGGCCCTGTCGGCCGCCGGTGGGATGAGGGTCGTCGCCGTCGATGACTTTGCCCAGGCCGCCCGGGAGCTGTTCGGCCCGGAATCGCCGTGA
- a CDS encoding ATPase → MKSGEHKTEFETLLDALEAGLTEAKRVPLTDFVMVREDLILDALDHLRRIFPDEMQKSQWIIRDRDKILADARGVAEKTVLDAQARAGQLTSQDEVTRLAQARATEIMAEAQRRATELKDGAEAYAADVLARFDGELQKVMEAVRNGRERLGTRARQPNQQKGRPV, encoded by the coding sequence ATGAAATCCGGTGAACACAAGACTGAGTTCGAGACCCTCCTCGACGCGCTGGAGGCGGGCCTGACTGAGGCCAAGCGGGTACCCCTGACTGATTTCGTGATGGTCCGGGAAGACTTGATCCTCGATGCCCTGGATCACCTCCGCCGGATCTTTCCCGACGAGATGCAGAAGTCGCAGTGGATCATCAGGGACCGGGACAAGATCCTGGCCGACGCCCGGGGCGTGGCGGAGAAGACGGTCCTCGACGCCCAGGCCCGGGCCGGACAATTGACTTCCCAGGACGAGGTGACCAGGCTGGCCCAGGCCAGGGCGACCGAGATCATGGCCGAGGCCCAGCGCCGCGCGACCGAACTGAAGGACGGCGCCGAGGCATACGCCGCCGACGTCCTGGCCCGTTTCGACGGTGAGCTGCAAAAGGTGATGGAGGCCGTCCGCAACGGCCGAGAACGCCTGGGAACCAGGGCTCGCCAACCGAACCAACAGAAGGGTCGCCCCGTCTGA
- the coaD gene encoding pantetheine-phosphate adenylyltransferase has protein sequence MHTAVCPGSFDPVTNGHLDIIERGAAIFDRLYVTVFHNTGKDPLFTLEERLEMIQRGTRDLSNVVVESFDGLLLDYCRERGATVILKGLRAVSDYEYEFRMAMMNRKLDEKIETMFLMSRVEYSYLSSSILKEVARFGGCINGLVPSEVEDRLRERLRERASR, from the coding sequence GTGCATACGGCAGTCTGCCCAGGCAGCTTTGACCCGGTCACCAACGGGCACCTGGACATCATCGAGCGGGGAGCGGCCATCTTTGACCGGCTCTACGTGACGGTCTTTCACAACACCGGCAAGGACCCGTTGTTCACCTTGGAGGAAAGACTTGAGATGATCCAAAGGGGCACTCGGGACCTCTCCAACGTCGTGGTCGAATCCTTCGACGGGCTGCTCCTGGACTACTGCCGGGAGCGCGGGGCGACGGTCATCCTCAAGGGCCTCCGAGCGGTGTCGGATTACGAATACGAGTTCCGGATGGCGATGATGAACCGCAAGCTCGATGAGAAGATCGAGACGATGTTCCTGATGAGCCGGGTCGAGTATTCCTACCTGAGTTCGAGCATCCTCAAAGAAGTGGCTCGCTTTGGCGGGTGCATCAACGGCCTGGTGCCATCGGAGGTCGAGGATAGATTGAGGGAGAGACTGCGGGAGCGGGCAAGCCGATGA
- the rsmD gene encoding 16S rRNA (guanine(966)-N(2))-methyltransferase RsmD encodes MRVIAGMAKGHRLKSLPGSDPRPTSDLVRGALFNVLREYVVDRAWLDLFAGTGAVGIEALSRGASQAVMAEDDPRCQRLIQANLELTGLAASGMVFRGRVEHALPWLARQGRRFDVIFLDPPYDHGLVQDTLERLADQPALLAPGGIIVIQHSQNEAVGRLPPGLLEAGEGRYGSTSLTYLRRVGKEEGSASPGLASSDDPTGQEKR; translated from the coding sequence GTGCGCGTGATCGCCGGCATGGCCAAAGGACACCGACTCAAATCACTCCCCGGTTCGGATCCCCGGCCGACCTCCGATCTCGTCCGCGGGGCCCTCTTCAACGTCCTTCGAGAATACGTGGTCGATCGCGCTTGGTTGGATCTCTTCGCCGGCACCGGGGCGGTGGGCATCGAGGCCCTCAGCCGCGGCGCCAGTCAAGCGGTGATGGCCGAAGACGATCCGCGTTGCCAGCGGTTGATCCAAGCCAACCTGGAGCTGACCGGCCTGGCCGCTTCGGGAATGGTCTTCAGAGGCCGGGTCGAGCATGCCCTCCCGTGGCTGGCCCGTCAGGGGCGGCGTTTTGACGTCATCTTCCTGGATCCCCCGTACGATCACGGGTTGGTCCAGGACACCCTCGAGCGATTGGCCGATCAACCGGCCCTCCTGGCACCGGGCGGCATCATCGTCATCCAGCACAGCCAAAACGAGGCGGTCGGCCGGCTGCCGCCGGGCTTGCTCGAGGCCGGCGAAGGCCGGTATGGATCGACCTCCTTGACCTACCTCCGGCGAGTCGGGAAAGAAGAGGGTTCCGCTTCGCCCGGCTTGGCCTCGTCCGACGACCCAACCGGCCAGGAAAAGAGGTAA
- the gpr gene encoding GPR endopeptidase: MRTSGSPRHHRDVRTDLAIETHDYLTSGGRQAVPGVDTEEYEEDGVVVTRVRIRTPQGAQEMGKAIGNYVTIQATALRKRNRDLQEKVGSIFGEEVARLLRLRPGDSVFIVGLGNWNATPDALGPRVVNQVLVTRHLLDFVPGDLRGQLRSVSALAPGVLGITGIETGDIIRGIVDRLRPDVVIAVDALAARKLDRILTTVQIADSGIQPGSGVGNRRVAITSETLGCRTVAVGVPTVVHAMTIANDTIDILIDQLKDERQFYEMLDEMGEPDKEAVIREVLTPAFGDLMVTPKEIDVYVEDLAKIVAGGLNAALHEGIARDEIMRYLS, encoded by the coding sequence ATGCGAACTTCAGGTTCTCCGCGGCACCATCGTGACGTCCGCACCGATCTGGCCATCGAGACCCACGACTACCTGACCAGTGGCGGGCGACAAGCCGTCCCCGGGGTCGACACCGAGGAATACGAAGAAGACGGCGTGGTCGTCACCCGGGTCCGGATCAGGACCCCGCAAGGGGCCCAGGAAATGGGCAAGGCCATCGGCAACTACGTCACCATCCAGGCGACCGCCCTCCGGAAGCGGAACCGGGACCTTCAGGAGAAGGTCGGCAGCATCTTCGGCGAGGAGGTCGCCCGCCTCCTCCGGCTGCGGCCGGGTGACTCGGTCTTCATCGTCGGCCTCGGGAACTGGAACGCTACCCCCGATGCCCTTGGCCCCAGGGTCGTCAACCAGGTCCTGGTCACCAGGCACCTGCTGGACTTCGTCCCGGGGGACCTACGTGGCCAGCTTCGGTCGGTCAGCGCCTTGGCCCCCGGGGTCCTTGGGATCACCGGCATTGAGACCGGGGACATCATCCGCGGCATCGTCGACCGGCTGAGACCCGATGTGGTCATCGCCGTCGACGCTCTGGCCGCCCGCAAGTTGGACCGGATCCTGACCACCGTCCAGATTGCCGACTCGGGGATCCAGCCGGGCTCCGGGGTGGGCAACAGGCGGGTCGCCATCACCTCGGAGACGCTCGGCTGTCGAACGGTGGCCGTCGGCGTGCCCACCGTGGTCCACGCGATGACCATCGCCAATGACACCATCGACATCCTCATCGACCAACTCAAGGACGAGAGGCAATTCTATGAGATGCTCGACGAGATGGGCGAGCCGGACAAGGAGGCGGTCATCCGTGAGGTCCTGACGCCGGCCTTTGGCGACCTGATGGTTACCCCCAAGGAGATCGACGTCTACGTCGAAGACCTGGCCAAGATCGTCGCCGGGGGGCTGAACGCGGCCCTCCACGAGGGGATCGCCCGCGACGAGATCATGCGCTATCTGAGTTAG
- a CDS encoding alpha/beta-type small acid-soluble spore protein gives MAEGQSSNRALVRGAEQALDNFKYEVARELGIDQQIQGGYWGDLPARQCGAVGGQMVRRMIELAERSLSGRGTTGGGTTTR, from the coding sequence ATGGCTGAAGGACAATCATCGAACAGGGCCCTCGTTCGTGGTGCCGAGCAGGCGCTGGACAACTTCAAGTATGAGGTGGCCAGAGAACTCGGCATCGATCAACAGATCCAGGGTGGTTACTGGGGCGACCTGCCGGCCCGCCAGTGCGGGGCGGTTGGCGGCCAAATGGTCAGGAGAATGATTGAGCTGGCCGAGAGGTCGTTGTCCGGTAGGGGGACGACCGGTGGTGGCACGACCACCCGGTAA